A stretch of Gymnodinialimonas phycosphaerae DNA encodes these proteins:
- a CDS encoding Lrp/AsnC family transcriptional regulator, protein MPLKLPEDSPLDPADLRILRVLASDGRIPVTELANRVGLSKTPCQTRLKRLQEQGYIQGFRAVLDPGRLGLAHVAFVEVRLSDTREPALRAFNTAACAVPEIEQCHMIAGAFDYLLKVRSIDIADYRRVLGEVISRLPHVAATSTHVSMEAVKDENALG, encoded by the coding sequence ATGCCTCTGAAGCTCCCGGAAGACAGCCCACTCGATCCAGCGGACTTGCGAATCCTGCGGGTCTTGGCAAGTGACGGGCGCATCCCCGTGACCGAACTGGCCAATCGGGTGGGCCTGTCGAAGACACCGTGCCAGACGCGGCTGAAGCGCCTGCAGGAACAAGGCTACATTCAGGGCTTTCGCGCCGTCCTTGACCCCGGGCGCCTTGGCCTGGCCCATGTCGCCTTTGTCGAGGTCCGCCTGAGTGATACCCGAGAGCCCGCCCTGCGCGCGTTCAACACGGCCGCCTGCGCCGTCCCCGAGATCGAGCAATGTCACATGATCGCCGGAGCCTTCGACTACCTTCTGAAGGTCCGCTCTATCGATATTGCCGATTACCGCCGGGTGCTGGGGGAAGTGATCAGCCGTCTGCCTCATGTGGCGGCGACGTCGACCCATGTCTCGATGGAGGCGGTGAAGGACGAAAACGCCTTGGGATAA
- a CDS encoding NAD(P)/FAD-dependent oxidoreductase codes for MAKLTFDTVPNRASYDVVIVGGAIMGSSTAWFLTDNPDFDGSVLVVERDPSYEFCSTAHTNSCMRQQFSTELNVRISQFAADFVKNIRARMGDDDRIPPLSIRSFGYMYLADTEGFADVLRENIKVQHAAGAATQLMTPDEIRSTYPFYNVDDIVLGSINTVDEGYWDGAAVFDWWKRQARERGVDYVANEVVAMNRDGRRITSVTLKTGEVIACGQVVNASGPRAARTARMAGIDVPVEPRKRYSWVFKAETPLNRDLPLTIDPSGVHCRENGGGTYQAGGHADMDPAVDYDDFHMDHSLWENHVWPILATRIPAFEAVKVQSEWAGHYSVNTLDHNAILGPHPEVENFIFLNGFSGHGLQQSPAMGRATAEWLTYGEYRALDMTPFTYQRIVRNDPILETAVI; via the coding sequence GTGGCAAAACTGACATTCGACACTGTCCCCAATCGGGCCAGTTACGACGTCGTGATCGTCGGCGGCGCGATCATGGGATCGTCGACGGCGTGGTTTCTGACCGACAACCCGGATTTCGACGGCTCTGTCCTCGTCGTGGAACGCGATCCGTCGTACGAATTCTGCTCCACCGCCCACACGAATTCCTGCATGCGACAGCAGTTCTCGACCGAGTTGAACGTGCGCATCAGCCAGTTTGCCGCTGACTTCGTCAAGAATATCCGCGCGCGGATGGGCGATGATGATCGTATTCCGCCGCTGTCCATCCGATCATTCGGCTACATGTATCTGGCCGATACCGAGGGGTTCGCAGACGTCCTGCGCGAGAACATCAAGGTGCAGCACGCCGCGGGCGCGGCGACGCAGTTGATGACCCCGGACGAGATTCGCAGCACCTACCCATTCTACAATGTCGATGACATCGTGCTTGGCTCTATCAACACTGTGGACGAGGGGTATTGGGACGGCGCCGCTGTCTTTGACTGGTGGAAACGCCAGGCCCGCGAGCGCGGCGTGGATTACGTCGCCAATGAGGTCGTCGCGATGAACCGCGACGGTCGGCGCATCACGAGCGTGACCCTGAAGACCGGAGAGGTCATCGCCTGTGGACAGGTCGTCAACGCCTCGGGTCCTCGCGCGGCGCGTACGGCCAGGATGGCCGGGATTGACGTGCCAGTGGAGCCGCGCAAGCGCTATTCCTGGGTGTTCAAGGCGGAAACCCCGCTGAACCGCGACCTTCCGCTGACGATTGACCCCTCGGGCGTCCATTGCCGAGAGAACGGCGGCGGTACTTATCAAGCTGGCGGCCATGCCGACATGGATCCGGCCGTGGATTACGACGATTTTCACATGGACCACAGCCTGTGGGAAAACCATGTCTGGCCGATCCTCGCCACCCGCATTCCCGCCTTCGAGGCGGTGAAAGTGCAATCGGAATGGGCCGGGCATTATTCGGTGAACACCTTGGATCACAACGCCATTCTCGGTCCGCACCCTGAGGTGGAAAACTTCATTTTCCTCAATGGGTTCTCGGGCCATGGGTTGCAGCAATCGCCTGCCATGGGCCGGGCCACGGCCGAATGGTTGACCTATGGCGAATACCGCGCGCTGGACATGACCCCCTTCACCTATCAGCGGATCGTCCGCAATGACCCCATCCTAGAGACCGCCGTCATCTGA
- a CDS encoding NAD-dependent epimerase/dehydratase family protein, which produces MLKKIVLTGAAGRCGSILRPALAAMCETLVCSDIVDSIDGLAANETYVKADLADYAAIAALMDGVEMVCHFGAIVDEGPFEELLGPNFIGSYNVWESAQKAGARRIVYASSIHAVGMHPRQSYIGTDAAHRPDTFYGLAKCFSEDLGRMYWEKRGIESVHLRILSCAPVKNARALGTWLSDDDLVRLVERAIDTPTTGFAVIYGVSDNDRSPVDNSNAAFLGYKPQDNAEQFAEEILAAEGPGNPADLAQMVHGGPFGPVPLGQGGAAAAAKGDD; this is translated from the coding sequence ATGTTGAAAAAAATCGTTCTGACCGGGGCCGCTGGCCGATGCGGCTCCATCCTGCGGCCCGCGCTGGCGGCCATGTGCGAAACGCTTGTCTGCTCGGACATCGTGGACAGCATTGACGGCCTTGCCGCCAACGAGACCTACGTGAAGGCCGACCTGGCCGATTACGCCGCCATCGCCGCGCTGATGGACGGGGTGGAGATGGTCTGCCACTTCGGCGCGATCGTCGATGAGGGGCCGTTTGAAGAGCTTCTGGGGCCGAACTTCATCGGCTCCTACAACGTCTGGGAAAGTGCTCAGAAGGCGGGCGCGCGGCGAATTGTCTATGCGTCTTCAATCCATGCGGTTGGGATGCACCCCCGTCAGTCGTACATCGGAACGGATGCAGCGCATCGACCCGATACCTTCTACGGCCTCGCAAAGTGCTTCTCCGAGGATCTGGGCCGGATGTATTGGGAAAAGCGCGGAATCGAAAGCGTCCACCTGCGGATCCTGTCCTGCGCCCCGGTCAAGAACGCGCGCGCCTTGGGCACATGGCTGAGCGATGACGATCTGGTGCGCCTGGTCGAGCGCGCGATTGATACGCCTACGACGGGCTTTGCAGTGATTTACGGCGTCTCAGACAACGACCGCAGTCCGGTCGATAACTCCAACGCCGCATTCCTGGGCTACAAGCCACAGGACAACGCCGAGCAATTCGCAGAGGAAATCCTGGCGGCTGAGGGCCCGGGTAATCCTGCGGATCTGGCGCAGATGGTTCATGGCGGGCCCTTTGGCCCGGTGCCTTTGGGCCAAGGCGGCGCGGCGGCGGCGGCGAAGGGCGACGACTAG
- the hpaH gene encoding 2-oxo-hept-4-ene-1,7-dioate hydratase: MTPQDHARAADDLLRAEATGQQIGLLTLRHPKMGMDDAYAIQNAIAAAKLAQGRRVIGWKIGLTSKAMQNALNIDIPDSGILFDDMAFEDGATVPKGRFIQPRIEAEIAFVMKAPIGGGDVTRDDVLAATDYVAPSIEILDTRITRTDAATGKVRTVFDTISDNAANAGVVLGRQRHAPDAFDLRWVGAITSRNGEVEETGLGAGVLNDPVESVVWLARRMAQYGQSIAPGQIILSGSFIRPVECPAGTRIHADFGSFGHVDLAFD; encoded by the coding sequence ATGACCCCGCAAGATCACGCCCGCGCCGCCGACGATCTGTTGCGCGCCGAGGCCACGGGACAACAGATCGGCCTTCTGACCCTGCGCCATCCCAAGATGGGGATGGACGACGCCTACGCCATTCAGAACGCCATCGCGGCCGCCAAGCTGGCGCAAGGTCGGCGTGTAATCGGGTGGAAGATCGGGCTGACATCGAAGGCCATGCAAAACGCACTGAACATCGACATTCCCGATAGCGGGATCCTTTTCGACGATATGGCGTTCGAAGATGGGGCCACGGTGCCCAAGGGCCGCTTCATCCAGCCCCGGATCGAGGCCGAGATCGCATTTGTAATGAAGGCACCCATCGGGGGGGGCGATGTCACCCGCGACGATGTGCTGGCCGCAACGGACTACGTCGCCCCCTCTATCGAGATTCTCGACACCCGCATCACCCGTACGGACGCGGCCACGGGCAAGGTCCGCACGGTCTTTGACACCATAAGCGACAACGCCGCCAACGCGGGCGTTGTTCTGGGGCGGCAACGCCACGCGCCCGACGCTTTCGATCTGCGCTGGGTTGGCGCGATTACGTCACGCAACGGTGAGGTCGAGGAAACCGGGCTGGGGGCAGGCGTGCTGAATGACCCGGTGGAAAGCGTCGTCTGGCTGGCGCGCCGAATGGCGCAGTACGGGCAAAGTATCGCACCGGGGCAAATCATCCTCTCGGGCAGTTTCATTCGCCCCGTCGAATGCCCCGCAGGCACGCGGATTCACGCCGATTTCGGCTCTTTCGGACATGTCGATCTGGCGTTCGACTGA
- a CDS encoding fumarylacetoacetate hydrolase family protein: MKYASYIAHGQPYYGAVTDAGMIALSPDLPQWRTLHEVIAAGTFDRLAEVAKDKPVTHTTFTYDMVLPDARRILCVGVNFPDRNAEYKDGSETPKYMSLFPRFASGFTGHDQPLIRPPENHTLDYEGEVAVVIGKAGRRIAQADAYDHIAALTICNEGTIRDWVRHAKFNVTQGKNWDRSAAMGPWLVPFTDASQLDDARIVTRVNGEVRQDDTLDRMMHPIRRQIEYISTFMTLQPGDVIVTGTPTGAGARFDPPRYLAPGDLVEVEVNTIGTLRNTVADEVL, from the coding sequence ATGAAATACGCAAGCTACATTGCCCATGGGCAACCATACTATGGCGCCGTGACCGACGCGGGCATGATCGCCCTCAGCCCCGATTTGCCGCAATGGCGCACCCTACACGAGGTGATCGCCGCGGGCACTTTCGACCGATTGGCCGAAGTCGCCAAGGACAAGCCCGTCACCCACACCACCTTCACCTACGATATGGTCCTGCCCGATGCGCGGCGCATCCTGTGCGTCGGCGTCAATTTCCCGGATCGTAACGCCGAATATAAAGATGGCAGTGAGACGCCCAAATACATGTCTCTTTTTCCGCGCTTCGCCAGCGGGTTCACCGGGCACGATCAGCCCCTGATCCGCCCGCCCGAAAACCACACGCTGGACTACGAAGGCGAGGTTGCTGTCGTCATCGGCAAGGCGGGTCGCCGTATCGCGCAGGCCGACGCCTATGACCACATCGCGGCGCTGACGATTTGCAACGAAGGCACGATCCGCGATTGGGTGCGACATGCGAAGTTCAACGTGACACAGGGCAAGAATTGGGACCGTTCCGCCGCCATGGGGCCGTGGTTGGTGCCGTTCACAGACGCCAGCCAGCTGGATGATGCCCGCATCGTCACCCGCGTGAACGGAGAGGTGCGCCAAGACGATACACTTGATCGCATGATGCATCCGATCCGGCGGCAGATCGAGTATATTTCGACCTTCATGACGCTCCAGCCCGGCGACGTCATCGTTACCGGAACGCCCACGGGGGCCGGCGCGCGGTTCGATCCACCGCGTTATCTGGCGCCCGGAGATCTTGTAGAAGTAGAGGTCAACACCATCGGCACCCTGCGCAACACCGTGGCGGATGAAGTTCTATGA
- a CDS encoding pyridoxal phosphate-dependent decarboxylase family protein, producing the protein MNWDEFAHWGKHIADWGADYHKTLRDRPVRAQTAPGEIAAQLPTSPPDSPEDMAAVMADFEAIVMPGMTHWQHPRFFAYFAANAAPPSMLAEQLVNTVAAQCMLWQTSPAATEVEGVMVDWLRQALDLPSGYSGVIQDSASSATLSAVLTMRERATGYTSNREGLSGKGHLRIYCSQEVHSSIDRACWVAGIGQDNLVKIPTHGSRFAIDADALQSAIAADIAAGHTPAGIIAITGGTGVGASDDLGRVLAVARAHDLYTHLDAAWAGAAMICPEFHAAFWDGVAGYDSIVFNPHKWLGAQFDCSIQFLRDPQPQLNTLKIEPEYLKTSGDAVTNYSEWTIPLGRRFRALKIWFLIRTYGLDGLRTRIRNHVAWAEDLAEAIRDMEGFEITSEPILSLFSFRCHGSDDDQQRLVDALNDDGRIYLTQGAFQGRKVVRFQVGQFDCTRDDVMVARDVIAEVWEKLQ; encoded by the coding sequence GTGAACTGGGACGAATTCGCCCATTGGGGCAAGCACATCGCTGATTGGGGCGCGGACTACCACAAGACCCTGCGCGACCGCCCCGTGCGGGCGCAGACCGCACCGGGCGAAATCGCGGCACAGCTTCCGACCTCGCCGCCTGACAGCCCCGAGGACATGGCCGCCGTCATGGCTGATTTCGAGGCCATCGTCATGCCCGGCATGACCCATTGGCAGCACCCACGTTTTTTTGCCTACTTCGCTGCAAACGCCGCGCCGCCGTCCATGCTGGCCGAGCAGCTGGTCAACACCGTCGCGGCCCAATGCATGCTTTGGCAGACCTCGCCCGCGGCGACCGAAGTCGAGGGGGTTATGGTGGATTGGCTGCGCCAGGCCCTTGATTTGCCTTCCGGCTATTCCGGTGTAATCCAGGACAGCGCGTCTTCTGCAACACTGTCCGCCGTGCTGACAATGCGCGAGAGGGCGACGGGATACACAAGCAACCGTGAGGGTCTGTCCGGCAAGGGCCACCTGCGCATCTATTGCTCGCAAGAGGTTCATTCCTCGATTGATCGCGCCTGTTGGGTAGCTGGCATAGGGCAAGACAATCTGGTGAAGATCCCTACCCACGGTTCGCGTTTCGCGATTGATGCGGACGCGTTGCAGTCCGCGATTGCCGCTGACATCGCGGCGGGCCACACGCCTGCGGGGATCATCGCGATCACGGGCGGCACGGGGGTGGGTGCCTCGGATGATCTGGGCCGAGTGCTGGCGGTCGCCCGCGCCCATGACCTCTACACCCACCTCGATGCCGCGTGGGCGGGTGCGGCGATGATCTGCCCCGAGTTTCACGCCGCGTTCTGGGACGGTGTGGCGGGATACGATTCCATCGTGTTCAATCCACATAAATGGTTGGGGGCGCAGTTCGACTGCTCCATTCAGTTCCTGCGCGATCCGCAACCGCAGCTCAACACCCTGAAGATCGAGCCGGAATACCTGAAGACGTCAGGCGATGCCGTCACCAATTACTCGGAATGGACGATCCCCCTGGGCCGACGTTTTCGCGCCCTGAAAATCTGGTTCCTGATCCGTACCTACGGGTTGGACGGCCTGCGCACCCGCATCCGCAACCATGTGGCGTGGGCGGAGGACCTGGCCGAGGCGATCCGCGACATGGAGGGTTTCGAGATCACGTCCGAGCCGATCCTCAGCCTCTTCTCCTTCCGCTGCCACGGCAGCGACGACGACCAACAGCGCCTTGTCGATGCCCTCAACGACGATGGGCGCATCTACCTGACACAAGGCGCGTTCCAGGGCCGCAAGGTGGTCCGCTTCCAGGTGGGGCAATTCGATTGCACCCGCGATGACGTCATGGTGGCGCGCGATGTGATCGCGGAAGTTTGGGAGAAACTTCAATGA
- the hpaD gene encoding 3,4-dihydroxyphenylacetate 2,3-dioxygenase, protein MPAPAPNLYPDFNVIRLSHVCLNVADLAASKTFYTDILGLQVTDETDTHIYLRAMEERGHHCVILQKSDQPGTVEVMGFKTYDEADLDRAEAYFQAKGRPTQWVERSYQGRTLLTSDNMGIPLEFYHKMDRLPSIHQKYALYRGVKPLRIDHFNCFSNDVDASVAFYNDFGFRVTEYTEDAESGKMWAAWMHRKGGVHDMAFTNGTGPRLHHVAFWVPTPLNIIDLLDLMATTGYVSNIERGPGRHGISNAFFLYILDPDGHRIEIYCSDYQTVDPDHEPIKWDLKDPQRQTLWGAPAPRSWFEHGTQFVGVETRDSALAATPIIAP, encoded by the coding sequence ATGCCCGCACCCGCACCCAACCTGTACCCGGATTTCAATGTCATCCGCCTGAGCCATGTTTGCCTGAACGTGGCCGATCTTGCGGCTTCCAAGACGTTCTACACCGACATCCTTGGTCTTCAGGTCACGGATGAGACCGACACGCACATCTACCTGCGGGCCATGGAAGAACGGGGGCATCATTGCGTCATCCTGCAAAAATCCGACCAGCCCGGTACGGTCGAGGTCATGGGCTTCAAGACCTATGACGAAGCTGATCTGGATCGGGCCGAGGCCTATTTTCAGGCCAAGGGCCGCCCAACGCAATGGGTCGAGCGTTCCTACCAGGGCCGCACCCTGCTGACGTCAGACAACATGGGCATTCCGTTGGAATTCTACCACAAGATGGATCGTCTTCCGTCGATCCACCAGAAGTACGCGCTCTATCGCGGGGTGAAGCCCCTGCGGATCGACCACTTCAATTGCTTCTCAAATGACGTCGACGCGTCGGTCGCCTTCTACAACGACTTCGGCTTCCGCGTGACGGAATACACTGAAGATGCCGAAAGCGGGAAGATGTGGGCCGCGTGGATGCACCGCAAGGGCGGCGTGCACGACATGGCCTTTACCAATGGCACTGGGCCGCGCCTGCATCACGTGGCGTTCTGGGTGCCGACGCCGCTGAACATCATTGATCTGCTCGACCTCATGGCCACCACCGGCTACGTCAGTAACATCGAACGCGGGCCGGGTCGGCACGGAATTTCCAACGCGTTCTTCCTTTACATCCTTGACCCGGACGGTCACCGGATCGAGATCTATTGCTCGGATTATCAGACCGTTGATCCGGATCATGAGCCGATCAAGTGGGACCTCAAGGACCCCCAGCGCCAGACGCTATGGGGGGCGCCCGCGCCAAGAAGCTGGTTTGAACACGGCACGCAGTTCGTGGGGGTGGAAACCAGGGATTCTGCGTTGGCCGCCACCCCGATTATCGCGCCCTGA
- the hpaE gene encoding 5-carboxymethyl-2-hydroxymuconate semialdehyde dehydrogenase, translating to MSKLDDNIAKLDGYLARFRDTGIRNRIAGADVAGAGGVFQTISPVDKSVICDVALGTAPDIDVAAQAANAAFPAWRDLPAPERKRILVRVAEGIEARAEEIALCECWDTGQAFKFMSKAALRGAENFRYFADQVVQARDGQHLKSPTLMNVTSRVPIGPVGVITPWNTPFMLSTWKIAPALAAGCTVVHKPAEASPLTARLLVEIAEEAGLPPGVLNTVNGFGEGAGKALCEHPKIRAIAFVGESKTGSLITKQGADTLKRNHLELGGKNPVIVFEDADLDRALDAVIFMIYSINGERCTSSSRLLVQEGVREDFEARLVERVNNIRVGHPLDPATEVGPLISEEHFTKVTSYFDIAEQDGATVAAGGETIGSEGYFVRPTLFTGARNDMRIAQEEIFGPVLTSIPFSTEDEALHIANDTPYGLTGYVWTNDLTRALRFTDKLEAGMIWVNSENVRHLPTPFGGVKASGIGRDGGDWSFEFYMEQKHVGFALGPHKITKLGAL from the coding sequence ATGAGCAAGCTGGACGACAACATCGCCAAACTGGACGGCTATCTGGCCCGGTTCCGTGACACGGGCATCCGCAACCGGATTGCAGGGGCGGATGTGGCCGGGGCCGGGGGCGTGTTCCAGACGATCTCCCCGGTCGACAAAAGCGTCATCTGCGATGTGGCCCTCGGGACAGCGCCGGACATAGATGTGGCAGCGCAGGCGGCCAATGCCGCCTTCCCGGCGTGGCGCGACTTGCCCGCGCCGGAGCGTAAACGGATCCTGGTCCGCGTGGCGGAAGGGATCGAGGCGCGGGCCGAAGAAATCGCGCTTTGCGAGTGCTGGGATACGGGCCAGGCCTTCAAGTTCATGTCCAAAGCGGCCCTGCGCGGCGCGGAAAACTTTCGCTATTTCGCTGATCAGGTCGTGCAAGCCCGCGACGGTCAGCACCTGAAATCACCGACGTTGATGAATGTTACCTCCCGCGTGCCCATCGGCCCGGTGGGCGTCATCACGCCGTGGAATACGCCCTTCATGTTGTCCACTTGGAAGATCGCGCCCGCCTTGGCGGCAGGCTGCACGGTTGTGCATAAACCCGCCGAAGCCTCGCCCCTGACCGCCCGCCTGCTGGTTGAGATTGCCGAGGAAGCGGGCCTGCCACCGGGCGTGCTCAACACGGTGAACGGGTTCGGCGAAGGCGCCGGCAAAGCGCTTTGCGAGCATCCCAAGATCCGCGCGATTGCCTTTGTGGGAGAGTCGAAGACCGGAAGCCTCATCACAAAACAGGGCGCCGATACGCTGAAGCGCAATCATCTTGAACTTGGCGGAAAGAACCCGGTCATCGTGTTTGAGGATGCCGACCTTGACCGCGCGCTGGATGCGGTGATCTTCATGATCTATTCGATCAACGGGGAGCGCTGCACCTCATCCTCGCGACTTCTTGTGCAAGAAGGCGTGCGCGAAGACTTCGAAGCCAGACTGGTCGAGCGTGTGAACAACATCCGTGTGGGCCACCCGCTGGACCCCGCCACAGAAGTCGGCCCCCTGATCAGTGAGGAGCATTTCACCAAGGTCACAAGCTACTTCGACATCGCCGAGCAAGACGGCGCGACCGTTGCGGCGGGCGGCGAGACGATCGGGAGTGAGGGCTATTTCGTCCGCCCGACGCTTTTCACCGGCGCGCGCAATGACATGCGCATCGCACAGGAAGAGATCTTCGGCCCGGTGCTGACCTCCATCCCGTTCTCGACCGAGGACGAGGCGCTGCATATCGCCAATGACACGCCCTACGGCCTGACCGGCTATGTCTGGACCAATGACTTGACCCGCGCGCTGCGGTTTACCGATAAGCTGGAGGCCGGGATGATCTGGGTGAACTCCGAAAACGTGCGCCACCTGCCGACGCCGTTTGGTGGTGTGAAGGCCAGTGGCATCGGTCGCGATGGCGGAGATTGGTCGTTCGAGTTCTACATGGAGCAAAAGCACGTGGGCTTTGCCCTTGGCCCGCACAAGATCACCAAGTTAGGAGCGCTTTGA
- a CDS encoding 5-carboxymethyl-2-hydroxymuconate Delta-isomerase, translated as MPHFQIDYSANLEDTVDMAALCEAIRAEAAGIDAFPMPGIRVRATRVDHYAIADGNPKHGFVDISVRLREGRPDDVKQDAIARIFEAAKACLVDAMATHSIALSAEMRDIDAALSPKTGTIRDHLPKSE; from the coding sequence ATGCCTCATTTCCAGATCGACTATTCAGCCAACCTTGAAGACACCGTGGACATGGCCGCCCTGTGCGAGGCGATCCGCGCCGAGGCAGCGGGCATCGATGCGTTTCCGATGCCGGGCATCCGCGTCCGTGCGACCCGTGTCGATCACTACGCGATTGCCGATGGCAATCCCAAGCACGGCTTTGTCGATATCTCGGTCCGTCTGCGGGAAGGTCGGCCGGACGACGTGAAGCAAGACGCCATCGCCCGGATCTTCGAGGCAGCAAAGGCTTGTCTGGTCGACGCGATGGCCACCCACTCCATCGCGCTGTCCGCGGAGATGCGCGACATCGACGCGGCCCTGTCGCCCAAGACAGGCACCATCCGCGATCATTTGCCCAAGTCAGAATGA
- the hpaR gene encoding homoprotocatechuate degradation operon regulator HpaR encodes MPRTFPPTARSLPMALIRAREGVMAPIRDMLSETGITEQQWRVLRVLSENGPLDATSLADRASLLFPSLTRIATKMREKGLITQTRDEVDRRRHFIAITEAGQKIIDERAEQSARIVADIRATLGEENYETLLDLLAMLDPGSRD; translated from the coding sequence ATGCCTCGCACATTTCCCCCCACCGCGCGTTCCTTGCCGATGGCGCTGATCCGCGCCCGCGAAGGCGTGATGGCTCCGATCCGTGATATGTTGTCCGAGACCGGCATTACCGAGCAGCAATGGCGGGTGCTTCGGGTCCTATCTGAAAACGGGCCGCTGGATGCGACCTCGCTGGCGGATCGCGCAAGCCTACTGTTCCCCAGCCTCACCCGCATCGCCACGAAGATGCGTGAAAAGGGCCTGATCACCCAGACCCGCGACGAGGTCGACCGACGTCGGCATTTCATCGCGATCACCGAGGCGGGACAGAAGATCATCGACGAGCGGGCCGAGCAATCGGCGCGGATCGTGGCCGATATCCGCGCGACCCTGGGGGAGGAGAATTACGAGACGCTCCTCGATTTGTTGGCGATGCTGGATCCGGGATCACGGGACTAG
- a CDS encoding Tm-1-like ATP-binding domain-containing protein produces MTDKTILVIGTYDTKDAELGFLADVIRGQGGRVLSMDVSVLGEPSMPCDLSKHDVAQEGGSSIEAAIASGDENTAMQIMAHGASLLVARLFAEGRFDGMVVLGGTMGTDLALDVCLALPLGVPKYIVSTVSFSPLIPPERIAADAQMILWAGGLYGLNSVCKASLSQAAGAVLGAARAVQKPDPDKPLIGMMSLGTSALKYVIPLKPALEARGYEVAVFHATGMGGRAFESLAAQGAFACVFDFCTQELGNHIHGSNISAGADRLTGAGLRGTPQIVAPGCYDLVDIVGWQPIPGKWADHPSHAHNRLLTSIVLNAQERRQVARAHAEQLARATAPTAMILPRQGLGEWDREGADLHDQAGLDAFLAELTHALPPNVKAHPIDAHINDAAFADTALAIFDKWRAEGLVP; encoded by the coding sequence ATGACCGACAAGACCATCCTCGTGATCGGCACCTATGACACCAAGGACGCAGAGCTTGGGTTCCTGGCAGACGTGATCCGGGGGCAGGGCGGGCGTGTGTTGAGCATGGATGTCTCGGTCTTGGGCGAGCCGTCCATGCCTTGCGACCTGTCAAAGCACGACGTGGCGCAGGAAGGCGGCAGCAGTATCGAGGCCGCCATTGCCTCGGGCGATGAAAACACGGCCATGCAGATCATGGCCCATGGCGCGTCATTGCTGGTGGCGCGGCTTTTCGCGGAAGGGCGCTTTGACGGCATGGTGGTGCTCGGCGGTACCATGGGAACCGATCTGGCGCTCGATGTCTGCTTGGCCCTGCCCTTGGGCGTGCCGAAATATATCGTCTCGACGGTATCCTTCTCGCCGCTGATCCCGCCCGAGCGGATCGCGGCGGACGCTCAGATGATCCTTTGGGCGGGCGGGCTTTACGGGCTGAACTCGGTCTGCAAGGCATCGCTAAGCCAGGCGGCCGGCGCCGTCCTTGGTGCTGCGCGCGCAGTCCAGAAGCCGGACCCCGACAAACCGCTGATTGGGATGATGTCCCTCGGCACCTCGGCCCTGAAATACGTGATCCCATTGAAACCTGCGCTGGAAGCGCGCGGATACGAGGTCGCCGTGTTCCACGCCACCGGTATGGGCGGGCGCGCGTTTGAAAGCCTCGCGGCCCAAGGGGCGTTTGCCTGCGTGTTCGACTTCTGCACGCAAGAGCTTGGCAACCACATTCACGGCTCCAACATCTCGGCCGGGGCGGACAGGCTGACGGGCGCGGGCCTTCGCGGCACGCCGCAGATCGTGGCACCGGGGTGCTATGACCTGGTCGATATCGTCGGCTGGCAGCCAATTCCCGGCAAATGGGCCGATCACCCAAGCCATGCCCACAATCGCCTTCTGACCTCTATCGTGCTGAACGCCCAAGAGCGCCGACAGGTGGCCCGCGCCCATGCGGAGCAACTGGCCAGGGCCACGGCCCCCACGGCGATGATCCTCCCCCGCCAGGGCCTTGGCGAATGGGACCGCGAAGGCGCGGACCTGCACGACCAGGCGGGCCTTGATGCCTTCCTCGCGGAATTGACACATGCGCTGCCACCCAACGTGAAGGCCCATCCCATCGACGCCCACATCAACGATGCGGCCTTTGCGGACACGGCGCTTGCGATCTTCGACAAGTGGCGGGCCGAGGGGCTAGTCCCGTGA